The segment AGATGGTCAGCGTCATTACGACCTCAGCCGAACAGGTCGTGAAGGCCGTGGGGCACCTGCCCACATTTGTCGGGGTCAACGAGATCTGCGTGGAGATCAATCGGCTGGAAAATCTGGCAGACGATCTGTACCGACGGGCCATCGCCTCTCTCTTCGAGGGTGAGCAGCCGATCCTCGAAGTCGCCAAATGGAAAGAGGTCTACGAACTGCTGGAGGGCGTCACCGACCGATGCGAGGATGTGGCGAACGTCGTCGAGACCATCGTCCTCAAGCATTCATAAGTCTTGCTACGTCATTCTGGAACATTGCACGTTGAACGTTGAACGTCTCAGACCCCCTCCGTCGTCTCCTGCGAGGTCATGGCTGGTTTCCTGACGAGCAGGCGCGCGGCCAGAATCCCAATCTCATACAGCAGGTAGATCGGCAACGCCATGAGCGTCTGGTTGAAGACATCCGGCGTGGGGGTGAGGATCGCGCCGATCATAAAGGCGATGAGGATCGCGTACTTCCGGTTTCTGGAGAGATATTGGGGCGTCACCAGCCCCATCCTGGCCGCAACGGCAATGGCCAGTGGAAGCTCAAACACCACCCCGAAGCCTAACAGAAATTTCACCGTAAAATCGATATAGTTGCCGATCGAGATCATCGGCTTCAGATTTTCGGTCTTATAAGTTAACAGGAAGTTCAAGGAAAACGGCAGGACAAAGTAAAAGCAGAACAGCAGGCCGCAAAAAAAGAAGACCGTCGACAACACCACAAAGGGAAGGGCATAACGCTTCTCATGAGAGAGCAGACCTGGTGCAATGAATCGCCAGATCTGATACAGGATGATCGGGAGGACCAGCATGAGGCCCGTCACCAGGGCGATCTTCATGTGCATCCAGAAGGCCTCGGCGGGCGCCAGAAAGATGAGGTCGATGGGGGGGCCGGGGCGCGGGGCGGATTGCAGGAAGGGATAGGTCCTGGTAAAAATCAGATCGGTTGCCAGTGGGCGTTTCAGAAAACGAAGGATGGTCTCCGAATAGTTGAAGGTGACAAGAAATCCGATCCCGATGGCTGCCAGACAGATAATGAGCCGGCGTCGAAGCTCCTCGAGATGGGAGACAAACGACATCTTGTCATCAGACATTCCGCGTCTCGTGTGTTCCCTTTGACTTTTCCTCCGGGCCTATGGTCGGGGGCGCTTCCTCTTTTTGGGCGGCAAATGGCTCTTGTTGAGCTGTCGTATCCGTCCTGCCCTCCTCTGCCGACAGTTCGGCAGACAGCCCTTCCTTCAGCTCTTCGGAGGCTCGCTTGAACTCCGCGACGCCGCGACCCAGTGACCGCGCAAGCTGGGGCAATTTCTTAGGGCCAAAGACCAGGAGCGCAATCACGAAGATGACGATCAGTTCCTGCATCCCCAGTCCGAACATTCTCTGACCTCCCTGCTGACACCTTCAGCGTATCGTTCCTACCGAAGCTGAGGCTACCCTTGACCCGCGCGAAAGTCAAGCTATCCGTTTCAACCTTGGCCGGAATGACGTCGGACGAACCGCAGCGAGGCTCCGAAATAGGAGGCTAAAAAAAGAGGAGCAGTTTGATCAGGATGAATGAGGCGGCCGCAATGGCCGCCGAGAGGGGGATGGTGAGGATCCAGGCCCAGACGATCTGTCTGGCTACCCCCCACCGTACCGCGGAGATCCGCTGTGTCGCCCCGACACCGGAGATCGCGCCGGTAATGGTGTGGGTCGTGCTGACCGGAATCCCCGCAATGGCCGTCCCGATGAGCGTCGCCGCCCCTGCCGTTTCCGCGCAGAAGCCGCCGACCGGTTTGAGCTTGGTCAGTCGCATCCCCATGGTTTTGACGATACGCCAGCCTCCCGTCAGCGTCCCGAGGCCGATCGCCGCATGGGCCGACAGGACGACCCACATCGGGACATAAAACTCACTGCCCAGATAGCCCGCGGCGAACAGCAGCCCCGCCATAATCCCCATCGTCTTCTGGGCGTCGTTGGTGCCGTGTCCCAGGCTGTACAGCGCGGCCGAGACCAACTGCAATCGTCTGAACCAGCGATCCACCCGACTTGGGCGGAAGCGCCAGAACACCCAGATCACGATCACCATCATCGCGAAACCCAGGACCAGACCCAGTAACGGTGAAAGGATGATGAACAGGAGGATCTTGTAGATGCCGGCGGGGATCAGGGCCGTGACGCCCGCATTGACGATCGCAGCCCCCGCCAGTCCGCCGATCAGTGCGTGGGATGAGCTGCTCGGGATACCGTAGTACCAGGTGATCAGATCCCAGATGATGGCGCCGACGAGGCCCGCCATGATGACATATTCGTTGACGGCCTCAGGCCGGACGACCCCCTTGCCGATCGTAGTCGCCACGCTGACCCCAAAGCCGAACGCAGCCACGAAGTTGAAGAATGCGGCCCAGATCACCGCCTGCATCGGCGACAGCACACGGGTAGACACCACGGTCGCAATCGAGTTGGCGGCATCGTGAAAGCCGTTGATGAAGTCGAAGATCAGCGCAATAACGATACCCAGTACGACAAGCGTCAGCATAGGCGGGTTGTTACGCAGCGGAACCGTGTGGTATGGGCTCGATGAGCAGGATCACGGGGGTCAGGCACTCTTGAGCGCCACTGATTCGACGATGTTGGCCACATCTTCACATCCGTCGGTGGCCATCTCCATCGTCTCGTAGATCTCCTTCCACTTAATGACATCCATCGGATCGTGCCCCTTGTCAAAGAGATCGGCAATCGCCTCACGGCTGATCTCATCGGCCATGTTTTCCAGACGATTGATCTCGATGCAATGTTCCATCACGTCGTCCATCCGTTCGAGATTCGAGACCGCTTTGACGATCTCCTCCGCTGATTTCAGTATGACGTGAGCCAGTCTGCCGGCCTCGTCGGTGGGCTGCTTGATCTTGTACTGAGCCATGCGGGCGGCCGATGCCTCAATGAGGTCCATGACGTCATCCAGGGCGACGGCCAGGCTGTGGATATCCTCGCGGTCGATGGGCGTAATAAAGGTCCGATTCAGCTTGCGGATGATCTGATGCGTGATCTTGTCGCCGACATGCTCAAGCTCCTCGAGTCGCTTCCATCGCTCCTGGAAGTTCGCATTGCCCTCCTCCGTCATCTGAACGAGGACGCGCGCGCCTTCCAATATGTTATTGGCCGCCTTCTCAAAGAACTCGAAGAACTTCTCTTCACGCGGGATCAGTCTGAACATGCCGGACAACTCTCGACGATCCGGTCGGCTATTGGGAACCCGGTCGGTCGGTAATCATCCCGACCGTCTCGATCCCCGACGATTTAATAGCATCCATGACATCGATCACAAGGCCGTACGGGACTCGCGCATCACCCCGCAGGTACAGCACCCGCTCCTTCCCGTTGCCGGTCATCGAGGTGAGGCGGGCTTCAAGCTCTTGCCTGGGCACCTCGTCATTATTAACAAAAATGCGGCTGTCTTTGGTCACCGTCAAGGTGATGCGCTGCTCCTCTTTCACCTGTGATGCCTGCGCCGTTGGAAGCTGCACGTCGGTCCCCCGTTGCAGCATCGGGGTCGTGACCATAAAGATAATCAGCAGGACGAGGGTTACGTCCACCAGGGGGGTGACATTAATCTCTGACAGCATTCGCCGATCTTTTCCACCGTTTCCACCGTTCGACTGCATATCGATCCCCTTACTCCTCGTGTTGTGCTGCCTGATCCAACAATCGGTCCACCATCTCCGAGGCCGCACTGTCCATTGCCGCGGTAAACAGTTTCACCCTGCCGACGAAATAGTTGTACGCAATGACCGCGGGTATCGCGACGAACAGGCCGGCAGCCGTCGCGATCAACGCCTCAGCGATCCCGGCCGATACCGTACCGATCCCGCCGGAACCGGACTTGGCGATCGCTTCGAAGGCTCGAATGATGCCCAGAACGGTCCCAAACAGACCGACAAACGGGCTGACGTTGCCGAGGGTCGCCAAGGAGCCCAGGTATCGTTCCAGGCGGGAGATCTCCGCAGAGGTCGTCCGCTGCATCGCCCCCTTGCACGACTCCAAACGACGCGAGAATTGTTTCCCGGCGAACGCCGGGTCCTCCCGATCGATGACGGCCAGGAGGCCCGCCTCCAGGACCTTGGCAACCGGGCTGCCGTCGCTCTGTCGACACAGACGGAGCGCCTCGGCCATCTTCCCGTCTGCAATATACTGTAACCCCTTTTCCGCAACCTGCCCTGTCGCCTTCTGCGCCTTATAAAAGGTATAGAATCGCTCGCCGATCACCGCCAGCGAAAAGATAGAAAATATAGCGAGGATCAGCATCGTGATCCCGCCCTGGGCCATCACCTGTAAGATCCCTTGTCCCATCATGTCCGATTATCCCCAAAAGCCGACGTTGCGCTGCGTATTTCCCTTTCGTCCCGTTTTCTGCCGTCTCTTCCGGTCCGTTTGCTCCCGTATACCTGTATAGCATGGAATAGGGGTGAACGAAAGCGGATAGTCGCCCGACGCGTCATGGTGTGCCCCGCCACCGATTCGGGACATCGATGTGAATGCCGATCTGATCCAGTACTCGCGCAACGATCTGATCCGCCAACTCCCCGACCGTGGCCGCTCTCTGATAGAATGGCGGTACCGGCGGGACGATTCTGACGCCCGACCTGGCCAATGTCAACATCTGTTCGAGATGGATGGCGGTCAAGGGGCTCTCCCTCACCGCCAGCGCAAGGCGCTTCCCCTCCTTCTGGACCACATCGGCCGCTCGCGCAATCAAGGTCTCGGTATAACCGGCGGCAATCGCCGCAAGGCTCTTCATTGAACAGGGGGCGATAATCATGGCGCTGACGTAGGGTGAGACGTACGAACCGCTCGATATCGGCGCGCCAAGGTCCCGATCGTCGTAGAAAAAGGTAGCCAGCCGCTTGAGATCCTCCGGCGAATGGTCGGTCTCCTCTCGCAGGGTCATCTTCGCAGCCTCGGATACGACCAGATGAACAGGCAGCCCCAGCGCAAGGAGCACCTCCAGCATCCGGACGCCGAGTACGGCCCCACTGGCGCCCGTAATTCCTAGGATATACTCCTGTCTCGTTTCAATCTGTTTCATTCAAGACCGTTTGGGGTGGGCGGCGATTGGCGACGCGTCGTCGATGGCAGGCGAAGCACGGACAGCGCAGCCTGCCGGCGCCGATTCGAGCCGTACATGGACGTACAGCGAGATTGAGCGGAGTCAATTGCCGCCTACCCCCACGTCCCGTTGAAGCGGATCGATCCCGAACCGCAGGAGCAGCGCACGCAGCCTGCCGAGCGGCAGCCCCACGACGTTGGTAAAGCTCCCCTTGATTCCCTCAACAAACGTCTCCGCAGCCCCTTGGATCGCGTATCCGCCGGCCTTATCGAAGGGCTCACCGGTCCGGACATAGGCGTCGATCTCGGCGTCGGTCAAGGCCCGCATCCGCACCTCGGTCGTCTCATGTCCGATCTCTGTTCCGCCGTCGCCGACCCGCACGAGGGCGAGTCCCGTTACGACCAGATGACGTCGACCGCTCAACTGTTGCAGGAACCGCCGAGCCTCCTCCCGATCTTTCGGCTTGCCCATGGGGCGACCATCGCATTCGACGATCGTGTCTGCACCCAGGATTAATTCCTCCTCCACACGGGCCGCAACCTCCGTCGCCTTTCGAAGCGCCAATCCCTCTGCCTGGCTGACGGTCGTCCCATCGAACGGATCCCCTTCGTCAACCAGGCTGGGAATGATCCGATAGTCTACCCACAGCGCCCGAAGCAGCGCCTCGCGTCTTGGAGAGGCGGAGGCCAGGATGATCATACCTTCCGATACAGCAAGAGGGCCACACCGATCCCCAGCAGACTGGAGAGGTTGATCTTGACATTGAAGCCAAAGGAGATACTGAGCACCTTCAGGTCAAGCGTGGCCGGCGGGGAGAGCCCGGGGCTGATGCCCTTACTGAAGATCGTTTCCACGATGCCGCCTGGCGCCATTACGGCAATGACCTCTCCGATCACGGTGCCGATCAATGCCCCCAGTATCAGGATGACCAGCAGCGCGACGACGCTGCCATCTCGTTTGGCCAACCGGTCCCCCTTTATATGATCTTTCCCGCGTCAGAACCTCTCCGGCGCCGGCGATCGACTCGCCCTCGGATTCGGCGCTATGCCGCAAAATGGTCGACAATCGCCGCCGTAAAGGCTGGAATCGTGTACTGCTGCGGCATGATGTCGACCGTCAGGCCGACGCGTTCGGCGGTCTCTTTGGTAATGGGGCCGATGCAGGCGATACGCACCCCCTCGCAGATCGCCTTCAGGTCTTCCTGCGCCAGCG is part of the Candidatus Methylomirabilota bacterium genome and harbors:
- the tatC gene encoding twin-arginine translocase subunit TatC, yielding MSDDKMSFVSHLEELRRRLIICLAAIGIGFLVTFNYSETILRFLKRPLATDLIFTRTYPFLQSAPRPGPPIDLIFLAPAEAFWMHMKIALVTGLMLVLPIILYQIWRFIAPGLLSHEKRYALPFVVLSTVFFFCGLLFCFYFVLPFSLNFLLTYKTENLKPMISIGNYIDFTVKFLLGFGVVFELPLAIAVAARMGLVTPQYLSRNRKYAILIAFMIGAILTPTPDVFNQTLMALPIYLLYEIGILAARLLVRKPAMTSQETTEGV
- a CDS encoding phenolic acid decarboxylase subunit B gives rise to the protein MKQIETRQEYILGITGASGAVLGVRMLEVLLALGLPVHLVVSEAAKMTLREETDHSPEDLKRLATFFYDDRDLGAPISSGSYVSPYVSAMIIAPCSMKSLAAIAAGYTETLIARAADVVQKEGKRLALAVRESPLTAIHLEQMLTLARSGVRIVPPVPPFYQRAATVGELADQIVARVLDQIGIHIDVPNRWRGTP
- a CDS encoding DUF4321 domain-containing protein, with product MKGDRLAKRDGSVVALLVILILGALIGTVIGEVIAVMAPGGIVETIFSKGISPGLSPPATLDLKVLSISFGFNVKINLSSLLGIGVALLLYRKV
- a CDS encoding flagellar motor protein MotA, with translation MMGQGILQVMAQGGITMLILAIFSIFSLAVIGERFYTFYKAQKATGQVAEKGLQYIADGKMAEALRLCRQSDGSPVAKVLEAGLLAVIDREDPAFAGKQFSRRLESCKGAMQRTTSAEISRLERYLGSLATLGNVSPFVGLFGTVLGIIRAFEAIAKSGSGGIGTVSAGIAEALIATAAGLFVAIPAVIAYNYFVGRVKLFTAAMDSAASEMVDRLLDQAAQHEE
- the maf gene encoding septum formation protein Maf, producing MIILASASPRREALLRALWVDYRIIPSLVDEGDPFDGTTVSQAEGLALRKATEVAARVEEELILGADTIVECDGRPMGKPKDREEARRFLQQLSGRRHLVVTGLALVRVGDGGTEIGHETTEVRMRALTDAEIDAYVRTGEPFDKAGGYAIQGAAETFVEGIKGSFTNVVGLPLGRLRALLLRFGIDPLQRDVGVGGN
- a CDS encoding anion permease, with the protein product MLTLVVLGIVIALIFDFINGFHDAANSIATVVSTRVLSPMQAVIWAAFFNFVAAFGFGVSVATTIGKGVVRPEAVNEYVIMAGLVGAIIWDLITWYYGIPSSSSHALIGGLAGAAIVNAGVTALIPAGIYKILLFIILSPLLGLVLGFAMMVIVIWVFWRFRPSRVDRWFRRLQLVSAALYSLGHGTNDAQKTMGIMAGLLFAAGYLGSEFYVPMWVVLSAHAAIGLGTLTGGWRIVKTMGMRLTKLKPVGGFCAETAGAATLIGTAIAGIPVSTTHTITGAISGVGATQRISAVRWGVARQIVWAWILTIPLSAAIAAASFILIKLLLFF
- a CDS encoding protein TolR — encoded protein: MLSEINVTPLVDVTLVLLIIFMVTTPMLQRGTDVQLPTAQASQVKEEQRITLTVTKDSRIFVNNDEVPRQELEARLTSMTGNGKERVLYLRGDARVPYGLVIDVMDAIKSSGIETVGMITDRPGSQ
- a CDS encoding twin-arginine translocase TatA/TatE family subunit, with amino-acid sequence MFGLGMQELIVIFVIALLVFGPKKLPQLARSLGRGVAEFKRASEELKEGLSAELSAEEGRTDTTAQQEPFAAQKEEAPPTIGPEEKSKGTHETRNV
- a CDS encoding DUF47 domain-containing protein, whose product is MFRLIPREEKFFEFFEKAANNILEGARVLVQMTEEGNANFQERWKRLEELEHVGDKITHQIIRKLNRTFITPIDREDIHSLAVALDDVMDLIEASAARMAQYKIKQPTDEAGRLAHVILKSAEEIVKAVSNLERMDDVMEHCIEINRLENMADEISREAIADLFDKGHDPMDVIKWKEIYETMEMATDGCEDVANIVESVALKSA